One Mercenaria mercenaria strain notata chromosome 12, MADL_Memer_1, whole genome shotgun sequence DNA segment encodes these proteins:
- the LOC123534635 gene encoding uncharacterized protein LOC123534635: MNHRNCKIDYIPDVSRKYISSPQYQSLLQALQTLHGNVQETAKLMKRNKKLIQENQDRVKADIQNFRQEISTKLDEWEAEIYKEIESLISGEHQRIDSALTQCNEITRKTELQQTNFKTLERDKKCNTMFIHGREIEESIKRDMKIEQELKRETKANSYIFQPNSAIKNLLETETSLGTLFNTGVESKANTIQDQAEDNKVTISIQIQSRPKHRENVSSSDISVTLLDQINVKKASDRSDCELTGLAVIDTDRLAVADYRNKSIKIVDVKQTTIVSELEMTSNPWDVTLLPGDQLAVTLPYEGLIHSLSFSDGLSKVRQQKTHGESYGLAFIEGNLIVGMADGKVKIMNLSGKVLKTMDCGVTDFVNNVTGCSNHICIYVSCGSSVTRFSMSGETVGRYTHESLKTPRGLAVLEDCSIFVCDPSNSSIHLISENLKSSRMILQETDELMKPYCMAIDSEEKELYIGSSTKCNYINFYRLK, translated from the coding sequence ATGAACCACAGAAATTGTAAGATTGATTACATTCCAGATGTCTCCAGAAAATACATATCAAGTCCTCAATACCAGAGTCTTCTACAGGCCTTGCAGACTTTACATGGAAATGTGCAGGAAACAGCTAAATTAATGAAAAGGAACAAGAAACTCATTCAAGAAAATCAGGATAGAGTCAAGGCAGATATTCAAAACTTTAGACAAGAAATCAGCACTAAACTAGACGAATGGGAAGCTGAAATCTACAAAGAAATTGAGAGTCTCATTTCCGGAGAACATCAGAGGATAGATTCAGCACTGACTCAATGCAACGAAATAACAAGAAAGACTGAATTACAACAAACAAACTTCAAGACTCTCGAACGAGATAAGAAATGCAACACGATGTTCATACATGGCAGGGAAATAGAAGAGTCAATCAAAAgggacatgaaaattgaacaggaGTTGAAAAGAGAAACTAAAGCTAACAGTTATATATTTCAACCAAACTCTGCAATCAAAAATCTACTGGAGACGGAGACTTCATTAGGAACTTTATTCAACACTGGTGTAGAGTCCAAAGCTAATACAATACAGGACCAGGCGGAAGATAATAAAGTAACTATATCCATACAAATTCAGTCGCGACCAAAACATCGTGAGAACGTGTCCAGTTCTGACATTTCTGTTACTCTATTAGATCAAATTAATGTCAAGAAAGCCAGCGATAGATCTGATTGCGAATTAACAGGACTTGCAGTAATTGACACAGACAGACTTGCTGTTGCTGATTACCGAAACAAGAGTATTAAGATTGTTGATGTGAAGCAGACGACAATCGTTTCTGAGCTGGAAATGACTTCAAACCCATGGGACGTGACATTGTTACCAGGCGACCAGCTTGCAGTTACACTTCCGTATGAAGGCTTGATACATAGTTTGTCATTTTCTGATGGTTTATCTAAAGTCAGGCAACAGAAAACTCATGGAGAAAGCTATGGGTTAGCTTTTATTGAAGGAAACCTGATAGTTGGGATGGCAGACGGAAAAGTAAAGATTATGAATCTATCAGGGaaagttttgaaaacaatggaCTGTGGCGTAACTGATTTTGTCAATAATGTTACAGGATGTTCAAACCATATCTGCATCTATGTTTCATGCGGTAGCAGTGTAACTCGTTTCAGTATGTCAGGTGAAACTGTAGGACGGTATACACATGAAAGCCTGAAGACGCCACGTGGACTAGCTGTACTGGAAGATTGTTCAATATTCGTATGTGACCCTAGTAACAGCAGCATTCACCTGATCTCAGAAAACTTGAAAAGCAGCAGAATGATACTGCAGGAAACAGATGAGCTTATGAAGCCTTACTGTATGGCGATTGATAGTGAAGAGAAGGAACTGTACATAGGCAGCAGCACAAAATGCAACTATATAAATTTTTACAGACTAAAGTAA